The Pseudopipra pipra isolate bDixPip1 chromosome 6, bDixPip1.hap1, whole genome shotgun sequence genome includes a region encoding these proteins:
- the GSKIP gene encoding GSK3B-interacting protein, whose protein sequence is METDCNPMELPNNTGFEEDSDYTDFEGTEVKDMRLEAEAVVNDVLFAVSNMFVSKTLPCAEDVAYINVETRERNRYCLELTEAGLRVVAYDFDQTDDRLQTPYHETVYSLLDSLSPAYREVFGNALLQRLEALKKESQS, encoded by the exons ATGGAGACTGATTGCAATCCTATGGAGTTACCCAATAATACAGGATTTGAAGAGGATTCTGATTATACAGACTTTGAAGGAACAGAAGTGAAAGACATGAGACTTGAAGCTGAAGCTGTTGTGAATGATGTTTTGTTCGCAGTCAGCAACATGTTTGTCTCAAAAACCCTTCCCTGTGCAGAGGATGTGGCATATATCAATGTGGAAACCAGAGAAAGGAACAGGTACTGCTTGGAGCTCACTGAAGCAGGACTCAGG GTAGTAGCTTATGATTTTGATCAGACTGATGACAGACTGCAAACTCCATACCATGAAACTGTCTACTCCTTATTGGACTCTCTCAGCCCTGCATATCGAGAGGTGTTTGGAAATGCATTACTACAAAGACTAGAAGCTTTGAAGAAAGAAAGTCAGTCATGA